The Oryzias latipes chromosome 16, ASM223467v1 genome includes a region encoding these proteins:
- the LOC101157392 gene encoding metastasis suppressor protein 1 isoform X5 codes for MEAVIEKECSALGGLFQTLIGDMKSSCPIWEDFINKAGKLQSQLRATAVAVAAFLDAFQKVADLATNSRGGTRDIGSALTRMCMRHRSIEAKLKQFSMCFLEGLINPLQEQMEEWKRGVNTLDKDHAKEYKKARQEIKKKSSDTLKLQKKAKKGRGDIQPQLNSAMQDVSDKYILLEETEKQALRKALIEERQRFCCFVAMLRPVVDEETSMLGELTHLQTISEDLKALTSDPHKLPPACEQVITDLKASDYGWLCHTPPSSPSTTMSRKSSMCSSTLPQQTPARLSSISSHDSGFISSSQDQNTSSKSSSPMSAESKPACPLPASLPQPCPSSSSSEVSEAEHPHSDCSSPSYLTAATASQHTTDELSNGFDHYSPAGSPHLYSSGGSVSFMSGNAFPFFPSTSASSPTRSWSRPASALLPDHPPYCTLGSPMFPSSRVPSWKDWAKPGPYDQPMVNTLRRRKGKDTSAVVDNNSAGSRSSGQASTSGPSPPGLRNAGQSEERNGIIPGAVKPGDMRAHDELALALSRGLELDTQRSSRDSIQCSSGYSTQTNTPCCSEDTIPSQVSDCDYFSMAGDQEPEQQQPQQSDFDKSSTIPRNSDFSQSYRRMFQTKRPASTAGLPVAQAAYPGQVTSSVGTYPSTPIHAGAYPSTPAGAYPPTTGHGPVIITPGVATIRRTPSKPSTRRSGSVGAGPIPIRTPVIPVKTPTPPDGPGVVNGSRGAEEMRGGVEISDSLIFSGPNDADMLPMVPWSGQASTNPPPVPRGGGGGEVVGDAEEGNMLVAIRKGVKLKKTLTNDRSAPRIA; via the exons gggGGACAAGAGATATTGGATCAGCTTTGACCAGGATGTGTATGAGACATCGCAGCATAGAGGCTAAACTCAAACAGTTCTCCAT GTGCTTTCTGGAGGGTTTGATTAACCCTCTTCAGGAACAGATGGAAGAGTGGAAAAGAGGGGTCAACACTTTGGATAAGGACCATGCTAAAG AGTACAAAAAAGCTCGACAGGAGATCAAAAAGAAGTCATCAGACACTCTGAAGCttcagaaaaaagcaaagaaag GCCGAGGAGATATCCAGCCCCAACTGAACAGCGCAATGCAGGATGTCAGTGATAAATACATTCTTCTTGAAGAAACCGAGAAACAGGCCTTAAGGAAGGCTCTCATTGAAGAGAGACAGaggttttgctgttttgtaGCGATGCTTAGGCCTGTGGTG GATGAGGAGACGTCTATGTTAGGAGAGCTTACCCACCTCCAGACTATCTCTGAAGACCTTAAggctctgacctctgaccctcaCAAACTTCCTCCAGCTTGTGAACAG GTTATCACAGATCTGAAGGCCTCAGACTATGGCTGGTTGTGTCACACACCACCCTCATCTCCCAGTACCACCATGTCCAGGAAGTCCAGTATGTGCAG CTCCACGTTGCCCCAGCAGACCCCGGCCCGCCTCTCTAGCATCTCTTCCCACGACTCGGGCTTCATCTCTTCATCACAAGACCAAAACACGTCGTCCAAGTCATCCTCGCCAATGTCAGCTGAATCGAAG CCTGCCTGCCCGCTGCCCGCCTCTCTGCCCCAGCCTTGTCCCAGTTCCAGCTCCTCTGAGGTGTCAGAGGCTGAGCATCCTCACAGCGACTGCAGCTCCCCCTCTTATCTCACTGCCGCTACTGCATCCCAGCACACTACTGACGAG CTGTCCAACGGCTTTGACCACTACAGCCCAGCAGGGTCCCCCCACCTGTACAGCAGTGGGGGGAGTGTGAGCTTCATGTCAGGAAACGCCTTCCCTTTCTTCCCATCCACCTCCGCCTCCAGCCCCACCCGTTCATGGTCACGTCCTGCCTCGGCGTTGCTGCCTGACCACCCCCCCTACTGCACGCTGGGCTCCCCCATGTTTCCTTCATCCCGCGTCCCCAGCTGGAAG GACTGGGCAAAGCCAGGACCTTATGACCAGCCGATGGTCAACactctgaggaggaggaagggcaAGGACACCTCAGCTGTGGTGGACAATAACTCTGCTGGCAGTCGGTCATCGGGCCAGGCCTCAACCTCAGGGCCATCGCCTCCAGGGCTAAGAAACGCCGGCCAATCAGAGGAGAGAAATGGCATCATCCCTGGAGCTGTAAAG CCTGGTGACATGAGGGCTCACGATGAACTGGCCCTAGCCTTATCCAGGGGTCTGGAGCTGGACACACAGAGATCCAGCAGAGACTCCATCCAGTGCTCCAGCGGTTACAGCACGCAGACCAACACCCCCTGCTGCTCCGAGGACACCATACCGTCGCAAG TGTCAGACTGTGACTACTTCTCCATGGCGGGAGACCAAGAGcccgagcagcagcagccgcagcagTCAGACTTTGACAAGTCCTCCACCATTCCCAGAAACAGTGATTTCAGTCAATCCTACAGGCGCATGTTCCAGACCAAACGGCCCGCCTCCACAGCCGGCCTGCCTGTGGCACAAGCGGCTTATCCCGGACAGGTGACATCCTCTGTGGGGACCTATCCTTCCACACCCATCCATGCAGGAGCCTACCCATCTACCCCTGCAGGGGCTTATCCCCCGACTACAG GTCACGGTCCAGTCATCATCACCCCTGGAGTTGCCACAATCCGCCGTACTCCTTCCAAACCGTCCACCCGTCGCTCGGGCTCCGTGGGTGCAGGCCCCATTCCCATCCGCACTCCCGTCATCCCCGTTAAAACTCCGACTCCACCTGATGGTCCGGGAGTAGTTAACGGCAGCAGAGGTGCCGAAGAGATGAGAGGCGGGGTGGAAATCTCAGAttctttaatcttttctggaCCAAATGACGCCGACATGCTGCCTATGGTGCCCTGGAGCGGTCAGGCCTCCACCAACCCTCCACCTGTGCCCCGAGGAGGAGGTGGCGGCGAGGTCGTCGGAGATGCAGAAGAAGGAAATATGCTGGTGGCCATTCGCAAGGGCGTAAAGCTCAAGAAAACTCTCACCAACGACCGCTCTGCGCCGCGCATCGCATGA
- the LOC101157392 gene encoding metastasis suppressor protein 1 isoform X2: MEAVIEKECSALGGLFQTLIGDMKSSCPIWEDFINKAGKLQSQLRATAVAVAAFLDAFQKVADLATNSRGGTRDIGSALTRMCMRHRSIEAKLKQFSMCFLEGLINPLQEQMEEWKRGVNTLDKDHAKEYKKARQEIKKKSSDTLKLQKKAKKADNLGRGDIQPQLNSAMQDVSDKYILLEETEKQALRKALIEERQRFCCFVAMLRPVVDEETSMLGELTHLQTISEDLKALTSDPHKLPPACEQVITDLKASDYGWLCHTPPSSPSTTMSRKSSMCSLNSVNSSDSRGSSGSHSHSPSSSSSSSSSHHLFQNHHPRHRYRSSTLPQQTPARLSSISSHDSGFISSSQDQNTSSKSSSPMSAESKPACPLPASLPQPCPSSSSSEVSEAEHPHSDCSSPSYLTAATASQHTTDELSNGFDHYSPAGSPHLYSSGGSVSFMSGNAFPFFPSTSASSPTRSWSRPASALLPDHPPYCTLGSPMFPSSRVPSWKDWAKPGPYDQPMVNTLRRRKGKDTSAVVDNNSAGSRSSGQASTSGPSPPGLRNAGQSEERNGIIPGAVKPGDMRAHDELALALSRGLELDTQRSSRDSIQCSSGYSTQTNTPCCSEDTIPSQVSDCDYFSMAGDQEPEQQQPQQSDFDKSSTIPRNSDFSQSYRRMFQTKRPASTAGLPVAQAAYPGQVTSSVGTYPSTPIHAGAYPSTPAGAYPPTTGHGPVIITPGVATIRRTPSKPSTRRSGSVGAGPIPIRTPVIPVKTPTPPDGPGVVNGSRGAEEMRGGVEISDSLIFSGPNDADMLPMVPWSGQASTNPPPVPRGGGGGEVVGDAEEGNMLVAIRKGVKLKKTLTNDRSAPRIA, translated from the exons gggGGACAAGAGATATTGGATCAGCTTTGACCAGGATGTGTATGAGACATCGCAGCATAGAGGCTAAACTCAAACAGTTCTCCAT GTGCTTTCTGGAGGGTTTGATTAACCCTCTTCAGGAACAGATGGAAGAGTGGAAAAGAGGGGTCAACACTTTGGATAAGGACCATGCTAAAG AGTACAAAAAAGCTCGACAGGAGATCAAAAAGAAGTCATCAGACACTCTGAAGCttcagaaaaaagcaaagaaag CTGATAATCTCG GCCGAGGAGATATCCAGCCCCAACTGAACAGCGCAATGCAGGATGTCAGTGATAAATACATTCTTCTTGAAGAAACCGAGAAACAGGCCTTAAGGAAGGCTCTCATTGAAGAGAGACAGaggttttgctgttttgtaGCGATGCTTAGGCCTGTGGTG GATGAGGAGACGTCTATGTTAGGAGAGCTTACCCACCTCCAGACTATCTCTGAAGACCTTAAggctctgacctctgaccctcaCAAACTTCCTCCAGCTTGTGAACAG GTTATCACAGATCTGAAGGCCTCAGACTATGGCTGGTTGTGTCACACACCACCCTCATCTCCCAGTACCACCATGTCCAGGAAGTCCAGTATGTGCAG TTTGAACAGCGTAAACAGTAGTGATTCCAGGGGATCCAGTGGCTCCCACTCTcattctccttcctcctcttcttcctcctcttcctcacaccaCCTTTTCCAAAACCACCACCCCCGCCACCGATACCGCAGCTCCACGTTGCCCCAGCAGACCCCGGCCCGCCTCTCTAGCATCTCTTCCCACGACTCGGGCTTCATCTCTTCATCACAAGACCAAAACACGTCGTCCAAGTCATCCTCGCCAATGTCAGCTGAATCGAAG CCTGCCTGCCCGCTGCCCGCCTCTCTGCCCCAGCCTTGTCCCAGTTCCAGCTCCTCTGAGGTGTCAGAGGCTGAGCATCCTCACAGCGACTGCAGCTCCCCCTCTTATCTCACTGCCGCTACTGCATCCCAGCACACTACTGACGAG CTGTCCAACGGCTTTGACCACTACAGCCCAGCAGGGTCCCCCCACCTGTACAGCAGTGGGGGGAGTGTGAGCTTCATGTCAGGAAACGCCTTCCCTTTCTTCCCATCCACCTCCGCCTCCAGCCCCACCCGTTCATGGTCACGTCCTGCCTCGGCGTTGCTGCCTGACCACCCCCCCTACTGCACGCTGGGCTCCCCCATGTTTCCTTCATCCCGCGTCCCCAGCTGGAAG GACTGGGCAAAGCCAGGACCTTATGACCAGCCGATGGTCAACactctgaggaggaggaagggcaAGGACACCTCAGCTGTGGTGGACAATAACTCTGCTGGCAGTCGGTCATCGGGCCAGGCCTCAACCTCAGGGCCATCGCCTCCAGGGCTAAGAAACGCCGGCCAATCAGAGGAGAGAAATGGCATCATCCCTGGAGCTGTAAAG CCTGGTGACATGAGGGCTCACGATGAACTGGCCCTAGCCTTATCCAGGGGTCTGGAGCTGGACACACAGAGATCCAGCAGAGACTCCATCCAGTGCTCCAGCGGTTACAGCACGCAGACCAACACCCCCTGCTGCTCCGAGGACACCATACCGTCGCAAG TGTCAGACTGTGACTACTTCTCCATGGCGGGAGACCAAGAGcccgagcagcagcagccgcagcagTCAGACTTTGACAAGTCCTCCACCATTCCCAGAAACAGTGATTTCAGTCAATCCTACAGGCGCATGTTCCAGACCAAACGGCCCGCCTCCACAGCCGGCCTGCCTGTGGCACAAGCGGCTTATCCCGGACAGGTGACATCCTCTGTGGGGACCTATCCTTCCACACCCATCCATGCAGGAGCCTACCCATCTACCCCTGCAGGGGCTTATCCCCCGACTACAG GTCACGGTCCAGTCATCATCACCCCTGGAGTTGCCACAATCCGCCGTACTCCTTCCAAACCGTCCACCCGTCGCTCGGGCTCCGTGGGTGCAGGCCCCATTCCCATCCGCACTCCCGTCATCCCCGTTAAAACTCCGACTCCACCTGATGGTCCGGGAGTAGTTAACGGCAGCAGAGGTGCCGAAGAGATGAGAGGCGGGGTGGAAATCTCAGAttctttaatcttttctggaCCAAATGACGCCGACATGCTGCCTATGGTGCCCTGGAGCGGTCAGGCCTCCACCAACCCTCCACCTGTGCCCCGAGGAGGAGGTGGCGGCGAGGTCGTCGGAGATGCAGAAGAAGGAAATATGCTGGTGGCCATTCGCAAGGGCGTAAAGCTCAAGAAAACTCTCACCAACGACCGCTCTGCGCCGCGCATCGCATGA
- the LOC101157392 gene encoding metastasis suppressor protein 1 isoform X1, with amino-acid sequence MEAVIEKECSALGGLFQTLIGDMKSSCPIWEDFINKAGKLQSQLRATAVAVAAFLDAFQKVADLATNSRGGTRDIGSALTRMCMRHRSIEAKLKQFSMCFLEGLINPLQEQMEEWKRGVNTLDKDHAKEYKKARQEIKKKSSDTLKLQKKAKKADNLGRGDIQPQLNSAMQDVSDKYILLEETEKQALRKALIEERQRFCCFVAMLRPVVDEETSMLGELTHLQTISEDLKALTSDPHKLPPACEQVITDLKASDYGWLCHTPPSSPSTTMSRKSSMCSSLNSVNSSDSRGSSGSHSHSPSSSSSSSSSHHLFQNHHPRHRYRSSTLPQQTPARLSSISSHDSGFISSSQDQNTSSKSSSPMSAESKPACPLPASLPQPCPSSSSSEVSEAEHPHSDCSSPSYLTAATASQHTTDELSNGFDHYSPAGSPHLYSSGGSVSFMSGNAFPFFPSTSASSPTRSWSRPASALLPDHPPYCTLGSPMFPSSRVPSWKDWAKPGPYDQPMVNTLRRRKGKDTSAVVDNNSAGSRSSGQASTSGPSPPGLRNAGQSEERNGIIPGAVKPGDMRAHDELALALSRGLELDTQRSSRDSIQCSSGYSTQTNTPCCSEDTIPSQVSDCDYFSMAGDQEPEQQQPQQSDFDKSSTIPRNSDFSQSYRRMFQTKRPASTAGLPVAQAAYPGQVTSSVGTYPSTPIHAGAYPSTPAGAYPPTTGHGPVIITPGVATIRRTPSKPSTRRSGSVGAGPIPIRTPVIPVKTPTPPDGPGVVNGSRGAEEMRGGVEISDSLIFSGPNDADMLPMVPWSGQASTNPPPVPRGGGGGEVVGDAEEGNMLVAIRKGVKLKKTLTNDRSAPRIA; translated from the exons gggGGACAAGAGATATTGGATCAGCTTTGACCAGGATGTGTATGAGACATCGCAGCATAGAGGCTAAACTCAAACAGTTCTCCAT GTGCTTTCTGGAGGGTTTGATTAACCCTCTTCAGGAACAGATGGAAGAGTGGAAAAGAGGGGTCAACACTTTGGATAAGGACCATGCTAAAG AGTACAAAAAAGCTCGACAGGAGATCAAAAAGAAGTCATCAGACACTCTGAAGCttcagaaaaaagcaaagaaag CTGATAATCTCG GCCGAGGAGATATCCAGCCCCAACTGAACAGCGCAATGCAGGATGTCAGTGATAAATACATTCTTCTTGAAGAAACCGAGAAACAGGCCTTAAGGAAGGCTCTCATTGAAGAGAGACAGaggttttgctgttttgtaGCGATGCTTAGGCCTGTGGTG GATGAGGAGACGTCTATGTTAGGAGAGCTTACCCACCTCCAGACTATCTCTGAAGACCTTAAggctctgacctctgaccctcaCAAACTTCCTCCAGCTTGTGAACAG GTTATCACAGATCTGAAGGCCTCAGACTATGGCTGGTTGTGTCACACACCACCCTCATCTCCCAGTACCACCATGTCCAGGAAGTCCAGTATGTGCAG TAGTTTGAACAGCGTAAACAGTAGTGATTCCAGGGGATCCAGTGGCTCCCACTCTcattctccttcctcctcttcttcctcctcttcctcacaccaCCTTTTCCAAAACCACCACCCCCGCCACCGATACCGCAGCTCCACGTTGCCCCAGCAGACCCCGGCCCGCCTCTCTAGCATCTCTTCCCACGACTCGGGCTTCATCTCTTCATCACAAGACCAAAACACGTCGTCCAAGTCATCCTCGCCAATGTCAGCTGAATCGAAG CCTGCCTGCCCGCTGCCCGCCTCTCTGCCCCAGCCTTGTCCCAGTTCCAGCTCCTCTGAGGTGTCAGAGGCTGAGCATCCTCACAGCGACTGCAGCTCCCCCTCTTATCTCACTGCCGCTACTGCATCCCAGCACACTACTGACGAG CTGTCCAACGGCTTTGACCACTACAGCCCAGCAGGGTCCCCCCACCTGTACAGCAGTGGGGGGAGTGTGAGCTTCATGTCAGGAAACGCCTTCCCTTTCTTCCCATCCACCTCCGCCTCCAGCCCCACCCGTTCATGGTCACGTCCTGCCTCGGCGTTGCTGCCTGACCACCCCCCCTACTGCACGCTGGGCTCCCCCATGTTTCCTTCATCCCGCGTCCCCAGCTGGAAG GACTGGGCAAAGCCAGGACCTTATGACCAGCCGATGGTCAACactctgaggaggaggaagggcaAGGACACCTCAGCTGTGGTGGACAATAACTCTGCTGGCAGTCGGTCATCGGGCCAGGCCTCAACCTCAGGGCCATCGCCTCCAGGGCTAAGAAACGCCGGCCAATCAGAGGAGAGAAATGGCATCATCCCTGGAGCTGTAAAG CCTGGTGACATGAGGGCTCACGATGAACTGGCCCTAGCCTTATCCAGGGGTCTGGAGCTGGACACACAGAGATCCAGCAGAGACTCCATCCAGTGCTCCAGCGGTTACAGCACGCAGACCAACACCCCCTGCTGCTCCGAGGACACCATACCGTCGCAAG TGTCAGACTGTGACTACTTCTCCATGGCGGGAGACCAAGAGcccgagcagcagcagccgcagcagTCAGACTTTGACAAGTCCTCCACCATTCCCAGAAACAGTGATTTCAGTCAATCCTACAGGCGCATGTTCCAGACCAAACGGCCCGCCTCCACAGCCGGCCTGCCTGTGGCACAAGCGGCTTATCCCGGACAGGTGACATCCTCTGTGGGGACCTATCCTTCCACACCCATCCATGCAGGAGCCTACCCATCTACCCCTGCAGGGGCTTATCCCCCGACTACAG GTCACGGTCCAGTCATCATCACCCCTGGAGTTGCCACAATCCGCCGTACTCCTTCCAAACCGTCCACCCGTCGCTCGGGCTCCGTGGGTGCAGGCCCCATTCCCATCCGCACTCCCGTCATCCCCGTTAAAACTCCGACTCCACCTGATGGTCCGGGAGTAGTTAACGGCAGCAGAGGTGCCGAAGAGATGAGAGGCGGGGTGGAAATCTCAGAttctttaatcttttctggaCCAAATGACGCCGACATGCTGCCTATGGTGCCCTGGAGCGGTCAGGCCTCCACCAACCCTCCACCTGTGCCCCGAGGAGGAGGTGGCGGCGAGGTCGTCGGAGATGCAGAAGAAGGAAATATGCTGGTGGCCATTCGCAAGGGCGTAAAGCTCAAGAAAACTCTCACCAACGACCGCTCTGCGCCGCGCATCGCATGA
- the LOC101157392 gene encoding metastasis suppressor protein 1 isoform X7, which produces MEAVIEKECSALGGLFQTLIGDMKSSCPIWEDFINKAGKLQSQLRATAVAVAAFLDAFQKVADLATNSRGGTRDIGSALTRMCMRHRSIEAKLKQFSMCFLEGLINPLQEQMEEWKRGVNTLDKDHAKEYKKARQEIKKKSSDTLKLQKKAKKADNLGRGDIQPQLNSAMQDVSDKYILLEETEKQALRKALIEERQRFCCFVAMLRPVVDEETSMLGELTHLQTISEDLKALTSDPHKLPPACEQVITDLKASDYGWLCHTPPSSPSTTMSRKSSMCSSLNSVNSSDSRGSSGSHSHSPSSSSSSSSSHHLFQNHHPRHRYRSSTLPQQTPARLSSISSHDSGFISSSQDQNTSSKSSSPMSAESKPACPLPASLPQPCPSSSSSEVSEAEHPHSDCSSPSYLTAATASQHTTDEDWAKPGPYDQPMVNTLRRRKGKDTSAVVDNNSAGSRSSGQASTSGPSPPGLRNAGQSEERNGIIPGAVKPGDMRAHDELALALSRGLELDTQRSSRDSIQCSSGYSTQTNTPCCSEDTIPSQVSDCDYFSMAGDQEPEQQQPQQSDFDKSSTIPRNSDFSQSYRRMFQTKRPASTAGLPVAQAAYPGQVTSSVGTYPSTPIHAGAYPSTPAGAYPPTTGHGPVIITPGVATIRRTPSKPSTRRSGSVGAGPIPIRTPVIPVKTPTPPDGPGVVNGSRGAEEMRGGVEISDSLIFSGPNDADMLPMVPWSGQASTNPPPVPRGGGGGEVVGDAEEGNMLVAIRKGVKLKKTLTNDRSAPRIA; this is translated from the exons gggGGACAAGAGATATTGGATCAGCTTTGACCAGGATGTGTATGAGACATCGCAGCATAGAGGCTAAACTCAAACAGTTCTCCAT GTGCTTTCTGGAGGGTTTGATTAACCCTCTTCAGGAACAGATGGAAGAGTGGAAAAGAGGGGTCAACACTTTGGATAAGGACCATGCTAAAG AGTACAAAAAAGCTCGACAGGAGATCAAAAAGAAGTCATCAGACACTCTGAAGCttcagaaaaaagcaaagaaag CTGATAATCTCG GCCGAGGAGATATCCAGCCCCAACTGAACAGCGCAATGCAGGATGTCAGTGATAAATACATTCTTCTTGAAGAAACCGAGAAACAGGCCTTAAGGAAGGCTCTCATTGAAGAGAGACAGaggttttgctgttttgtaGCGATGCTTAGGCCTGTGGTG GATGAGGAGACGTCTATGTTAGGAGAGCTTACCCACCTCCAGACTATCTCTGAAGACCTTAAggctctgacctctgaccctcaCAAACTTCCTCCAGCTTGTGAACAG GTTATCACAGATCTGAAGGCCTCAGACTATGGCTGGTTGTGTCACACACCACCCTCATCTCCCAGTACCACCATGTCCAGGAAGTCCAGTATGTGCAG TAGTTTGAACAGCGTAAACAGTAGTGATTCCAGGGGATCCAGTGGCTCCCACTCTcattctccttcctcctcttcttcctcctcttcctcacaccaCCTTTTCCAAAACCACCACCCCCGCCACCGATACCGCAGCTCCACGTTGCCCCAGCAGACCCCGGCCCGCCTCTCTAGCATCTCTTCCCACGACTCGGGCTTCATCTCTTCATCACAAGACCAAAACACGTCGTCCAAGTCATCCTCGCCAATGTCAGCTGAATCGAAG CCTGCCTGCCCGCTGCCCGCCTCTCTGCCCCAGCCTTGTCCCAGTTCCAGCTCCTCTGAGGTGTCAGAGGCTGAGCATCCTCACAGCGACTGCAGCTCCCCCTCTTATCTCACTGCCGCTACTGCATCCCAGCACACTACTGACGAG GACTGGGCAAAGCCAGGACCTTATGACCAGCCGATGGTCAACactctgaggaggaggaagggcaAGGACACCTCAGCTGTGGTGGACAATAACTCTGCTGGCAGTCGGTCATCGGGCCAGGCCTCAACCTCAGGGCCATCGCCTCCAGGGCTAAGAAACGCCGGCCAATCAGAGGAGAGAAATGGCATCATCCCTGGAGCTGTAAAG CCTGGTGACATGAGGGCTCACGATGAACTGGCCCTAGCCTTATCCAGGGGTCTGGAGCTGGACACACAGAGATCCAGCAGAGACTCCATCCAGTGCTCCAGCGGTTACAGCACGCAGACCAACACCCCCTGCTGCTCCGAGGACACCATACCGTCGCAAG TGTCAGACTGTGACTACTTCTCCATGGCGGGAGACCAAGAGcccgagcagcagcagccgcagcagTCAGACTTTGACAAGTCCTCCACCATTCCCAGAAACAGTGATTTCAGTCAATCCTACAGGCGCATGTTCCAGACCAAACGGCCCGCCTCCACAGCCGGCCTGCCTGTGGCACAAGCGGCTTATCCCGGACAGGTGACATCCTCTGTGGGGACCTATCCTTCCACACCCATCCATGCAGGAGCCTACCCATCTACCCCTGCAGGGGCTTATCCCCCGACTACAG GTCACGGTCCAGTCATCATCACCCCTGGAGTTGCCACAATCCGCCGTACTCCTTCCAAACCGTCCACCCGTCGCTCGGGCTCCGTGGGTGCAGGCCCCATTCCCATCCGCACTCCCGTCATCCCCGTTAAAACTCCGACTCCACCTGATGGTCCGGGAGTAGTTAACGGCAGCAGAGGTGCCGAAGAGATGAGAGGCGGGGTGGAAATCTCAGAttctttaatcttttctggaCCAAATGACGCCGACATGCTGCCTATGGTGCCCTGGAGCGGTCAGGCCTCCACCAACCCTCCACCTGTGCCCCGAGGAGGAGGTGGCGGCGAGGTCGTCGGAGATGCAGAAGAAGGAAATATGCTGGTGGCCATTCGCAAGGGCGTAAAGCTCAAGAAAACTCTCACCAACGACCGCTCTGCGCCGCGCATCGCATGA